The DNA region GAGATAACTTGGTGCAGCCAAAGTTGGTCGATCATAGGTTTTGATGCTTGGACAAagtgtttaagttaggattatctTTGAATTTTATATGAGTATTTGAGTCACGTAGGTCTTGGAGAAATACACATGGAGGCGACCTGGTGCGGCCAAGGTCGATGGATACCTGATGGCTCAAAGTTTGTGGAGATTGAAGAAGGATGGTGTAGGACATTCAAGGAACCACAAGATAGGTGCATTAGAGTGCAATTGTGTTTGTGAGGCGAACTACATAGGCAGAGTATGAAGGATGACACATAGAGAGAGTCAAGGGCTTGGGGGTGCATATGAGGGACTAGAAGTCTAACAAGGGATGGCGTTGTGGTGAAGAAATTGCATATCCGAACTTTTGTGAGTTGAGTGTGGAAAGACTTGTACTcaaagggagagaaagggagtGGGTAGTTCTCAATCTAGGAGGACTCAACCATCATTAGGATGATCATAGTCGATGATACAATCGATTGAATGAGTTCTTTAGTCGGCTGAAGTGTTTTTTCAGTTGAATGAGAAAACGTTAAAGGCTTAAAGCCCAAAAGGCAGATCAGGGCAAACTAAAAAAGTTTCGCTGATGAATACATCTCAAATTTTATTATCTTcttttcaaacatcaaaatatgctaatcttgcttatttttattttattattgttattattttttgtaGCGGACAAGCATTAATGAGCTTTTTTATCAAGCTAATTTTCTAGCATTGTTCATAAAAGCTATCTTTTATGCTTAGCTCCTTTCACTCATATTGAAGACCTTTATGAAGTGGAATGCTTTTGAGGACCTTCTCGAGGAGCAATACGATGGTCTAAATCAGATGCAAGATGTGCACAAGGGTTGGTCCACTATGGAACCATAGGATAGTGAGACTGGGGTAGAAGTCTATTACAGTATACATGCACACATTAGACAGTGGAAGGGAAGAACCTTTCATAGTTTCAATTTTTATTGGCTCTAACTTTGGGCAAAAAATGCTGAGGAATATGATTGTGAATTAGTCAAAGCAATTTTGCATGATCCTAACATCTGATTTTAAAAAATGTCTTTGAGATCGGCTGGAAAAGCCTAAAACTGACAAATGTCTGGCCATCTCAATCTTTAACTACCATAGTTGAAAGAGATTACAAATTAATCATTGGCCTGAAAGATGTGACCATAGTTGAAAGAGCTCCCTAGCCTATTAGCCAAGTCTCAAGTAGAAGAATAAACAGCTAAAAATCCTCATATGGCTTCGATCAATAGAACTGCTAAGGGTTTGGTCCGTAACAATGCTAAATCAGTTTCTCCTTTGAAAATTCTCAACTCTTCTATATATGAGATCCTCACATCCTTTTTGTGATTTAGAGAGGTATCGTGCTCCCTTTTCCCCTATATTGTGATTGAGAAGACAATGAGGATTTTCATTTCCTATGAATGATTCGTTACTCTTAGCATTAATTATAATCAGATtaatatttatcattaattatataaCAGCAAAGTAACAGTTATCTTATTATTTATGACTTTATATGAATTGTAGGATTATTACTGATATATCATAATATTACATAGTATGactaataatttttatcattatgaattccataattaattaaaatttttatgtaTGCTTTTTTGTATCACTTATCTGTCCAATTTATCaaccaaatttattttattttatttttttttcaaaataatttgctGTTACCAATGTTTTTTAAATGCCCAATGTCCATTATAATACCTACTTTGACAACTATGGTCAACGGTCCAACAATATCTGAGGAATGCTACATGATGAAAATTTATCAATCTAAGACTGTAACTTTGGTACGTCTTTGAAATCAGACACACTGAGTTTCATGCCAGTATAACTTAAAAAGGTTGACTGCATTTGGTCCTTGAGACTGGACACACCAGTATAGTGTAAAAGGTTGACTACATTGTGCGCTTTCATACATCTATGCCAACTATGTCGTAATACAGGTGTCTTTTGGGATTTTTTTTGCTTGTGGAATGTAAATTTTGTTCTCTTTATGTGTTCTTACACAAAAAGATAGTCTGCGTTGATTGAAGCGCTGAATGAAATTATGGACACCACTTTACAGTAGGGAAAATTACACTGGGAAAATTTGAGTCTATATCATCAGTCTGTTAAAAAACAAGTAGTAGGGTTGGACCCATTAGAATCTTCCTGTCCCTCAATTTATATTCCATTTCACTATAGGCTTAATGTAGGGTCCTGAAAGCACACTTTATGATGTCAAAATTTTGGTACAACGAACTATCTGCAAACACGTGGATAAGAAAAAGCAGATCTTGAGCTTTAACTACCACTAAAGAACTTAAGGCTTAATTGCTACTGGTTAATCATAATCTTTGTctttactattattattttttatattgagTGAAAGTTCCATACTTAGAACTACCCCAGATTCTTTAGTCTTCCAGCCTCATCCCATTCTTTAGGCCATCATATTTGCTAATATGGTACAGATAAGTATGCTTTAATGTAATAGTGATCCTGTCTCAAGCTGGTTACAAATCTTGTTTCATCTGGATCACTGTGTAAAGGAGAAATAGTTTTGTTTCCAAACATGGTTGATTTCTGTCTCGGTTTTGAAGTATTTGTATGACCCATTTGGATGACAAATGTTAATGAACAATTATGAGTTTCAATGCCATTCTGATCATGGGGATTTAAGACAATCATTCATATTGTGGTAGTTGATTGATTTTTAATCAAATTCAATGTTGAATTTGTTATTTCAGatttgacaaaatcataaagaGAGAGATTCCTTCAACTGTGGTTTATGAGGATGACAAGGTAAAATATATTTCAACCTGCACTTTGTGTGTGTATGTATGCCAATGTTTGTGTTCTTAAATGTGTCAACAGTTCGATAGTTTCTTTGCTTTTGATTTTCATCTTGTGCTGGACCAAACAGAATAGTGCTTGGTTCATTTATCTCTGGAAGTTAATTTCTTAAACTATATCTCTAATTCCACCAAAATCATCTTTCTATATGCATGGAATTTTTGCTGATGAACCCATGCACTTGGTTGGTTGGTTCTATCCAAACTAATTCTGCAGTCTTATTATTTGGTATTGGTTTTTGTCTGATTCCATTCTAGTACTGAGAATATGTACTGGCGGTGATACCTATTGCTGGAACTAGTTGATATTTGGCAATGACTAATTTTAACTTGCAATTGTATTAGGAGACTCATTAACGACTACTATGACTACTAATGAACATTTATCTGTAGTTGGTAGGCATGCTATTGATGGTTTGTGGTTTGAATCTTAGGCACTTGCATTCAGAGACATCACTCCACAAGCTCCCACTCATATCTTGATCATTCCAAAAGTTAAAGATGGGTTGACTGGGCTATCAAAGGTACAAAATGCCTTCCTTTGTATTTGTCTTTTTGGATTAAAAGAACAATCATTTGTCACTTCATTTGGGAATATTTCTTACTGATAATGAATAGCTACTCAAAGCAACACGTCAACAATGTGTGGTTGTAAATACTTGTAACATTTTGGTCATCAAACATATATATCTAGCATGTTAATTAAACGGTTTAACACCCATCTATGACCATACAAGTTGATTTGTTCGGCACCATGAGATCTATCTTGTTATTTCTTTATCGATGTTAACAAAATAAAAGAGCAAAATTTGCCACCTATGTTTGTTTGAGTCTAAATtcaatgagaacatattactcaTCCAAAGTTTATAGAGCTGGTGGATGAATTGGAGAAACTTTTGGGTCTTATGTGATCAGCTTCTGCCCCTTCATATAAGTGTAAAAGATTATAACATTAGGATGCAATTCATCATACTTTGTTATGAATTAGAGTTGAGAAACTAAGAAACAGCACATATAACATTAATGTACTATATAGGCGAGATGGTTGAGATGGATGTGTAAGATCACTTAAAAAATGGAAATGAAGTTGTTGTAATTCCAactaatgaagaaaaaaaatatattaagatgATATGAAATATTTgaagattaataaatttaaagttGTGGTTAAGATCCATTGATTATGAGGTTTCGGATAATGAAGATGTAACGAAATTAAATGTAATGTAAGGGATCTGTATGTATTAGTGATTTAGTCTTGAGTAAAAGTTGGATAAGATACATGTACTCATCTTGTCACTCACGCTTTTGCAATTATCAGTCTAATCTCTTTAATAAGTGTGTTTTATTTTATGATGACTAAACATTAATTATGCTCCAAAATAATGTCAAAAAAGGCTGAGGAGAGGCACATAGAGATACTTGGCCACCTCCTATACATTGCCAAAGTTGTTGCAAAACAGGAAGGACTTGAAGAGGGCTTTAGGATTGTCATCAACGATGGTCCCAATGGATGTATGCATCATTTCCAGAATCACGTTTGACTGAGATTCTTGTTTTTGCACTCATCGTAGCTGACTCCGTTTTGGTATTCTCTTTTAGGTCAATCGGTGTATCATTTGCACATTCATCTTCTTGGTGGAAGACAGATGAACTGGCCTCCTGGCTAAAGGACGTTCACCTTCATTTGTTTTGTATTGGAACACAAGTCTTTGCGCATATTTTCATAAATTGCACTGTAGGCAAGCCCTCCAGAGACTTGCTTTGCTGCTTCTGCAGAAGTAAAAACTTGGACCAACTTTTTCCATGTGACTGATTGGATTTAAACTTTATGTTGTATTCGGTTTCTTTTCGAGTGGTAAGTTATGACCGAATCTTTAAACCTGAACGTAGTTCAGGATTGGTTTATATTCTCTTGTGCGGTTTCTAGTCATTTTCACAATTGTTGTTTGGGAGAATAGTTAGTGCCAATGGAAGATGCAAGAAATCTTGTGGTTGGTTTGCATTCATCAACAATGGATTAAACTGGCAGGTCTGCTCTCGTAAATGAATTGGATGCACATATGAATAGGTAAAAATTGACTCGATCGGTAGAATGTTTAGTTAGTCTTTTGCTAAGTCTATCTTTAGTTATTTTTTAACAGGGTCTTTTTGTCGACATATCCTCTTGAACTATAGTAAATATGGAAGATGTAACATGATGAACAACTGAGAATGTTGATTCTTAGGATGAGTTTTCATATGTATTTTTTCGATTTGTTTTGGTAGTCGGTAAAAAATTTTCATGGGACTGAATCGGTCATTCTAAGTTCGATGTTATTTAATttggttaattatttttataacatGATGAACAAAATGTGTCAATTAGGcataataattgaaaataaatCTAATAGCATtgtcttatatatattttttaatcattAGGGTTTTTAAAATTATACTAAATTAAGAAGTGCAAACATATTTAATATATCACATTGTATTGTTTTCATGCTTTACTACACCAAGTATTTTAAAAACAAGCATTCAATTTTTCTACCAAGTCATTAAAAAATTAACACATGGCATATTTATTTCAtacaatttcaaaaataattcaaGATAGTCACTTAGCATGAAATTAACCTAATGTGCATATCAATTAGAGGTTAACAACTCTTCCTCAATGATTGACATCCCTAATCAATCTTAGAAGGATAAAACTGATCTGTTTAGATCCAGATTATTTAGGATTTTTTATTAGATGGTGAATCCATctattgcctttttttttttattatccatTTGTTTTCTCAAATTTACATTTTCCATCTCTAATCCTTTCATGCTCTGGTTACTCTACAGGGCGCATGAGGAAGGAATATATGATGAAAAATTATTTAGGAGGAAGAGACGAGAAGAAATATTTTCCTTTacatatttattttgataaagtaaGTGGATATATgcaatataattttataaataaaaaaggtatatgtattattttttgagtatatgcatcattttttttttatacatcATTTTGTGAATGAAAATGATACACGTGCCATTTTTTTTCATTTGTAGTTTTCTGTCAgattttgagatgatcaattTTAGCTCTAAAACTATCTATTAATGAATTATGTTTCTCTTCCatctgaaaattttaatgaagtaaacgacgaaaactttttcactgcgaaaacttttccttacttttGCTTTCCGCTCTCCCAAGTAAACTGACCCTCAAGGAAAATTTTGAGAAGACACCCTACCACTGTACCATAATCTAGAGGctagaccaaaatcaattttttttgcaaaatatcATACGCTAACCCCTAGCTCCCCCATATGATTGACCCTACAATTATCTATAGAGAGGTAAATCAGAAAATTGAATAAGCCATTACGTGGAAAGGCATTTTCCGTCAGCCTCATCTGAAATCAATCTTTATCCATTTGATCATTTCTACAAGTCTACCATCCAGTTTAGCTATACCATACTCTGGGGCTATATTAAAATCAAACTTGCCCTTAGAGGTGGAGGTGGATGTTgatagtgttggtgcagcggggccgacaagaggggggtgaattacttgCAAAACAAGGTATaccctcaagactttcaacttaaaaaaatagcaataataataaaagaaataacaagaaataaaagggagactagaatttaacttggttacaacccagggagttgttaatccaaagcgaTGGGAAAAcgcactagaaaagtctccttctctgaaggcggagaagtcttttacacaatgagagagcacagaagttgctaggatgttgttacagagttgaatctttatttcctagctccagagcctttatatagctcctgaaaagtctatatcgagtgttgaaggcgcctccaaaggggttcaaggcgcctccaatggtttaaccggataaaactctatccgattgCAAACAACCACTTTGGctgggtctgaggtgcctccaatgcacttaaaggcgcctcagactgggtctgaggcgccttcaatgtgatggaggcgcctccaaccctgcAGGCAGCataggcgccttcagcacttagttgaaggcgcctccagctaactttccagctccttttgactttatTTTAGCTTCCGATGCttcgatagcttgggtgattacgaccaaccggaatatggctcacccgaaccaatTCCCGGCTTTTTCCTTGAGCATGCTTCcgtcctggcttctcgtccccgaacgtcgcgcatgttcttctcatccaccggcgtattcttccgcagctctttcgtccttcggacgcaccgagcttgtcagctcccttcccgtgtcgtccttctcgcttgctgcgtcttccgctcgacttcctgcgctcctaagctcctgcacacttagacacagggatcaaataataaACAGGACATAacatgacttggttgatcacatcaaaacaaccacgggttcaacaatctccccttttttgatgtgcatcaacccaagttcaagttagggtaaaacagacaAGTCGTAATTttgaagaaattactaaactaacatttataagcataaatttgcaattaaaaaaattacaacaTAAAGTTTAGCTTATAATACCAATTTTTGAAACgatatcattttacaaaaatgagaatatcatttttcaaaactttaaaatagaatttgaaaatatttctaactccCCTGAAACTTGTTTTtatctcttcccctttgatcacagtaaaaattAGGCTAAAACATGTTTAaaattctaagtcttttgaaacaGTTTCTAGGTTGAttgaaaacatattttaaaagatttctttaaaaagaaattCTAACTTTAGGcacccttttttttttgttaagttttctaagtaaaaagtattaaaatataacccattttcataataatttgtaaaaaaatatttttaagtcaaaattatctttaagaattttttaagaaaagaaattttaaggaTTTTCTAAGTGCggcattttcaaaatgatttctcagcaaaaaatattttaaaaaaaaatttagactttGATTCATGTTCAAAATAATTTCTgagtaaaaataatttaaagtagaaaatttctaagtttaacaAAGAAACtcttttaagaattttctaagtttaaaaaatataatatatttttttaatgaatgtcCAAAAAgaacttcttggttattggaccaacaaccacttccttagacaaagcctcataaagaaattttaatgtttaatttgtaggatcgaaaagaatttagatatccccataattgcatgatattatccactttgagcctaagccctcatggttttgctcttggactctacccaaaaagcctcatgctaatggagatgtcttttctcttataaactcatgatcttttccatgtgttttcaatgtggtactatgtttgcaaccttgcaatgtgttttcaatgtgggactggactatgtttgcaaccttgcaatgtgttttcaatgtgggactatgtttgcaaccttgcaaccccaacaatccccccctcaaacaaaggaccacaggcttcccacgtctgatcctcgacccaccaagtgctcaatcagatcatagctcttgtgcacagtcggcggttaaaccttctgctAGTccaggctttgataccaattgtaggatcgaaaataatttagatatctccacaattgcatgatattgtcaaTTTTGGGCCTAAGCCTTCATGATTCTGCTCtagggctctacccaaaaggcctcatgctaatagAAATGTCTTTTctattataaacccatgatcttttccatctgttttcaatgtgggattatgtttgcaaccttgcaaccctaacataattttctcgctgaaagcttttaaaatttttatttaaaaatttagtctagaaaagattttagaacccagtaaaggtttcttcatactggattaattaagagcttagggggtacatagtttctaggaacttttctaagttgtccctgatgctttctaatatatcaatttaattttacataaactctaagttttgattttggaaatttaattaagcatgaatgattattttttaatttctcattttctaattttaaaatatcatacatttctagtggacatgcttttgctaattttaattttaattcaacattttctttttctaatttcgcTAGATCTTTtgtaagcactttgataaattcaaaaaactgAGTAGGGGGTGAGAttatgtaccttacttacctcacttgatgatgctccccctttgtcataactttcttcttctaatgatcctcccccttcttcTATGCTAATCTCCGAGCTGGTTTCTTCAAAAAGGTGGTTGACCATCAGTACTACtctcgagaaggcttcgacttcagatttcaaggatgaagattcatcccatgtagcatTCAAACTCTTACGTTTAGAGGGCGTCAGTCTTCGAGACTTTTtcttgtcctttttctttaattcggggcagtcatccttgatgtgaccttcctcgttgcagttgtagtatcggaccgtccttttgttgcgttgattcttccttgactgcgatcgaaatttattagttttaagaaatttattgaaacgtcttaccagtagcgccgcttcggtttcgtcgatcgatgcttcagaatcgggatcgtccttttcggcttattgggtaatgttgaggttcgacttctctacttgtttaggctctgcggGTCGAAACTTGTGAAGTTCGaaagtaaaaaataaactttctaaactacttacctcaaagtccttagagatgtagtaagcatctactaaggacacccactctggagttctagggaagacgttgagtgcataccggatagagtctcggttcgttaccgattcaccgagatttgtcagttgcgttatcagctccttaattcttgcttggagttgcgctaccttctcgccggtgttcatccggaggttcgacagctgagtccggaggatgtcccgccttgctaacttcacttctgaggtgccttcatgaagctctaagAATTTGTCCCAGAGATCTTTAGTGgggtcgtagcttccgatcctaCTTACCTCCtgggtggcagaacgctgagcaagtgaggcctttccg from Zingiber officinale cultivar Zhangliang chromosome 4B, Zo_v1.1, whole genome shotgun sequence includes:
- the LOC121976859 gene encoding 14 kDa zinc-binding protein, with amino-acid sequence MATSEKEAALAAVPTDAPTIFDKIIKREIPSTVVYEDDKALAFRDITPQAPTHILIIPKVKDGLTGLSKAEERHIEILGHLLYIAKVVAKQEGLEEGFRIVINDGPNGCQSVYHLHIHLLGGRQMNWPPG